Sequence from the Corallococcus sp. EGB genome:
TCGCGAGGACGGCGGTCGCCGCGGGCTTCGCCATGGCGGGCACAGCGCTGTTCTTGCTCATCCTCCGGCGCATCCCGCTGCGCTCGGCGCTCGTCGTGCCCGTCGTGGGGCTGGTGCTGGGCGCCATCTTCGACGCGGCGACGACGTTCTTCGCCTACCGCTTCTCCCTCTTGCAGTCGCTGATGGCCTGGACCACGGGGGACTTCTCCAGCGTGCTGCGCGGCCGGTACGAGCTGCTCTGGGGCGCCTTCGTGCTGACGGTCGTCGCCTACGTCGTCGCGGACCGCTTCACCGTCGCCGGCCTGGGCGAGGCCTTCACCACCAACCTGGGGCTGAGCCACCCGCGCATCGTGGCGCTGGGACTGTCCATCGTCGCCATGGTCACCGCGGTGGTGGTGGCCACGGTGGGGATGATTCCGTTCATCGGGCTCGTGGTGCCCAACGTCGTCAGCCTCATCGTGGGCGACAACGCGCGCCGCTCCATCCCGTGGGTGGCGGTGCTGGGCGCGGGCTTCGTGCTCCTGTGCGACATCGTGGGGCGGGTGGTGCGCCAGCCCTATGAGATTCCGGTGGGCACCGTGGCGGGCGTGGTGGGCAGCCTCGCCTTCCTCCACCTGCTCCTGCGGAGGAACGGCCGTGTCGGCTAGCGCGTTGCAATGGGAGGCCCCCGGGCGGCGGCTGCTCCTGTTGGGGGGCCTGGCCCTCTTCTGCGTCGTGGTGTTCATGACCGTGGACGCGGGCGGCAGGTGGGACTTCGTGCTGCCGTTCCGCGCGCGCAAGGTCGCCACCGTGCTGCTGGTGGGCTACGCCATCGCCGTCTCCACGGTGCTGTTCCAGACCGTGGTGGAGAACCGCGTCCTGACGCCCGCCATCATGGGCTTCGACACGCTCTACCTGCTGTTGCAGACGAGCCTGCTCTTCTTCCTGGGCTCGCGCACCCTGGCGAGCCTGGACGCGCGGCTGCTCTTCACGGTGGAGGTCGCCATCATGGCGGTCTTCTCCGCCGCGCTGCACCGCTGGCTGTTCGAGGGCGGCCGGCGCAGCGTCCACCTGCTGCTGCTCACGGGCGTGGTGCTGGGCGTGTTGTTCCGCAGCCTGTCCAGCTTCCTGCAGCGCCTCATCGCGCCGGGCGAGTTCGACTTCCTGCAGGACCGCTTCTTCGCCAGCTTCAACAACCCGGATCCGGACCTGCTCCTCGTCTCCGCGGTGTTGACAGTGGGCGCGTCCGTCCTGGGGTTCCCCCTGCTGCGCGCCTGCGACGTGCTGAGCCTGGGGCGCGACGTGGCCATCAACCTGGGCGTGGACCACCGGCGTACGGTGTCGCGGCTCCTGGCCGTGGTGGCGGTGCTGGTGTCGGTGTCCACGGCGCTGGTGGGGCCGGTGACCTTCTTCGGGCTCCTGGTGGCGAACCTGGCGCATGGGCTGGTGCGCTCGCACCGGCACGTCCACGTGCTTCCGGCCGCGGTGTTCCTCGCGGTGATTGGCCTCCTGGGCGGTCAGCTCGTGCTGGAGCGCGTCTTCTCCTTCGGCGCCAACCTGCGCGTCATCATCGAGTTCCTCGGCGGCATCATGTTCATCTCCCTGCTCATGCGAGGCGCGCTGCGATGATCGAAGCCCGGAACGTCTCCCGCCGCTACGGAGACACCCTGGTGGTGGACGACGTCACGCTCCAGCTTCCGGAGACGGGCGTGACGTCCATCATCGGGCCCAACGGCGCTGGCAAATCCACCCTGCTCTCCATGGTGAGCCGCCTGTTGCCGCTGTCCTCCGGTGCCGTCCTGGTGGACGGCATGGATGTGGCCCGGACGCCCGGCGACGCGCTGGCGCGAAGGCTGGCCATCCTGCGGCAGGACAACGCCGTCACCTCCCGGCTCACCGTGCGCGACCTGGTGACGTTCGGCCGCTATCCGCACTCCAAGGGCCGCCCGACGGTGGAGGACCGCGCCTTCGTGGAGGGAGCGCTCCATCACCTGGGCCTGGAGCCCATCGCCCACCGCTTCCTGGATGAGCTCTCCGGCGGTCAGCGCCAGCGCGCCTTCGTGGCCATGGTGCTGTGCCAGGACACGCACTACGTGCTCCTGGATGAACCCCTCAACAGCCTGGACATGAGGCACGCCGTGGCCATGATGAAGGAGCTGCGGCGCGCGGCGGACACGCTGGGCAAGTGCGTGGTGCTGGTGCTGCACGACCTCAACTACGCCTCCTGCTACTCCGACCACGTCATCGCCATGCGCGGCGGGAAGGTCGCCTTCCAGGGGACGCCGGAGGCGCTGATGCACCCCGACGTCCTCCGCGACATCTATGACATGGACATCGACATCCACGTCCTCAAGGGGAAGCGCATCGCGGTCCATTACCGGTAGTGCCCGGGATGTGACATTCATGTCGCGCTCAGGCTGAGACCTCGGTATCTCGGGACGGCGGCTCCCTCTGGGAAATCCTGGCATCGGGATTGCTCAGGGGCTCGAGCACCATGTCCCTCTCCCGCGAAGCCGCACCGAGTTCACGTCTGCGTCATTGGGCCTCCCGGCTGCTCCTGCTGGTCGCATGTGCCAGCGTCGTCGCGACATCGAAGACCCCGACATCCGAGGACGTGAACTCCGACCCGTATTCCGGCAGGCCGGTGACCCTCACGACCAAGGCGCCCAAGACCCGCATCCCGGTCGTCATGCGGGTCACGGCCTCGCAGTCTCCGGACAAGCCCGTCGAGGCGGTGCTGCAGGTGCGGGTATCGGCCACGTGGACACCCGCGGACCCCAGCGAGGCGGTGAGCCCCTGGCTCCGCGCCATGCTGGTGACGGGCGATCTGGACTCTGGTCCGCAGGCTGGCGGCGTGCTGGTGGCGGGACAGCCGACCGAAATGGATGTCCAGCAGTACCTCGACGGCCACTGCACGCTGGGCACGAGCTGCGACTGGACCACGAACCTGGACCTCGAGTTGCAGCCCAACGCCGCGGCCGGCGAGGTGACGGTGGAGTGGACGGCGACGGGCCAGGCGCACGTGGTGGACACCACCCAGACGCCCAACGACTTCACCGTGACCGTCTCGGAGCCGTGAACCCCAACTCCCTGGAGCCCCTCATGCGCACGTCCCTTCCCGTTCTCGCCCGGCGCCTGCTGCTCGGCGGCCTCTTGCTCTTGCCCTCCGCCTGTCTCATCGCACCTGCCTCGATGAGCCGAACCGGCCCGGCCGGCGCGTTCTCGCTGACCCCGGCGAACACCCGAACCCGGTTGCGGATGCACATGGTCGTCGCGGCCAGGAAGGGCACGGGCGCGAAGATTTCCGGCCTCAATGTCGGCTTCTCTGCGGAGCCCCGCTGGCAGCTCTCCGGGACAGACAGCGGGGAGGTCCATCCCTGGTACCGCGCCCGGCTCGTGGACGAGCGCGACGAGCAGGTCCTGGATGAAAGCTCCGTCATCTTCGACGTGCCGCGGCCGGTCGGGATGGTGCCCCTGTCGCCGCACATCAACCTGGACGACGACACCGAGCGCTTCGAAGCCACCTACCGGCTCGAGTTCGAGCGGCAGGGGACACCTTCCGAGGGCACCATCGAGGTCAACTGGTCGAGTGAAGTCAGCATGTCGACCCTCTCAAGCGACATGCGCGACTTCGAGATCACCTTCACGCGGCTCTGAGCCGCGGCCCGCGCACCAAGCGGCGGGGTCCGGCTCCGCCGGGGCGAGCCGAGGAGCGCGCAGGCTCGCGCAACGCCTTCCCTGCAGGTCGATGGCAGACTCCCCCTGCTGGAGGAACGCATTGGCCGTCTGGGCGCTGGCGTTGTGCTGGGCCGTGGTGCCCGCCGCCGAAACCGACGCGGCGCTCGCAGCGCTGGCACTGGAGACGGTGATGCCGGCCTGGGGTGTCTTGGGTTGCTCTTCGTCCACGGAGAGTGAAGGCCTGCCCGCTCCTCTCCCAGAAAGGCCGACGGAGCTGCGTGAGCAGAACCTGGATTGCCATCCTGGAGCGGGGGACGGGAGAGCGGCTCGGCGCGCCATGAGCCGGGACGCCCGGTGACGCGGCCGCGTCACCGGGCGCGCTTCTTCCGGGACCTGACGGGAGGCTTCGCGAGCGCCTCCGCCTGCGCACCGATGGTCTCCGCCAGGAAGTCCACCACCGCGCGCACCCGCGCGTTGTGGGCCAGGTCCTCGTGGAACACGAGCCACACCGTGCGCTCCAGCTCCGGCAGCGCGTCGCGGAGCGGCACCAGCTCCGGGTGCAGGTGCCCGAAGAACGCCGGCAGGAGCGCTACGCCCAGTCCCTCGCGCGCGGCCTGGAGCAGCCCCACGATGGACGTCAGCCGCACCGCGACGGTGGCCTTCGCCGCGTGCACGTCCAGCCACTTCGACTCCGGCCAGCGCCGCGAGTCCTGCGCGTAGCCCACCACCGCGTGCCCCTGCAGCCCCGTGTCGAAGCGCACCGGCCCCCGGCGGGCGAGGTACGCCTTCGACGCGAAGGGCACGACCCCGATGGCCGCCACCTTCCGGGCCCGCAGTGATGCCTCCTGGGGCCGGACCAGCCGGATGGCGACGTCCGCCTCTCGCCGCACGAGCGACAGGGACTCGTAACCTGAGAGCAGCTGCAACTCGATTTCCGGATGGCGCTCCTGGAACGCGACCAGGTACGGCATCACGTTGTGGATGAGGAACGAGTCCGTGGCGGTGACCGTCACCGGCCCGGAGGGGCGCAGGTCCTCGCCGCTGGCGAGCCGCTCCACGCGCAGCGCCTCCGCCTCCACGGCTTCCGCGGCCGGACGGATGCGCAGCGCCACCGCGGTGGGCCGCAGGCCCGTGGGGGTCCGGTCGAAGAGCCGCGCCCCCAGTTCCTTCTCCAGCACGGCCAGGCGCCGGCCCACGGTGGTCTGGTCCACCTTCAACCGCCGCGCCGCAGCGGAGAGGTTGCCCTCCCTCGCGATGGCCAGGAAGTGCCGCAGGTCGCTCCATTCGGGCATGGTCTGCATTCTCGCAGAGGCGCTCTGCGGTTTCGGGCATTTTCGCAGACCCGGTCCACGGCCATTCTCCCCGGCGTTTCCTTCCACCGAGGAGTCCCTCCCGTGAAGACCCTTCCCAAGCTCGTTGCCGCCGTCGCCGTCGTCTCCGCGTTCACCTTCGCCGCCGCCAAGGGCAAGGAGTCCGCCGCGTTCCAGCAGACCGCCTACGACAAGCTCACCTGGACGGAGCTGATGCCCGGCGGCCCGTCCGTGCACGTCCTCTGGGGCGACATGAAGAAGGGCCCGTACGCCCTGCTGATGAAGTTCCCCGCCGGGTTCGACTCCGGGCCGCACACCCACTCCGCCGGCTATCACGGCGTGCTGGTGAAGGGCCGCATGACGAACACCAGCGAGGGCGCCGCCGAAGCGGGCGCCGTGGAGGCTGGCAGCACCTGGGACCAGCCCGGCAAGGTGGTGCACCGCAACCAGTGCTCGGCGGACGGCGAGTGCGTGCTGCTCATCGCCCAGGACAAGCCCTTCGACTTCGCGCCCGCGAAGGCGAAGTGACGCGAAGGCGGCCTTCAGCGCGAGTCGCGGCGCTTCTGCTGCCGGGCGAACTCGGCCCGCAGCGCCCCGCCGATGCGCTTGCCCGTCACCTGGGTGGGCTTGCGGATCTTCTGGAAGTCCTTCGTCTGCTGGATGGAACCACCCCGGTGCTTCTTCGAGGTGGTCTCCTTCGGCGGCTGGAACATGGGCGAGACTCCTGTCCGGAAGGGGGCTGCCCCCTGAAGATGCAGCACCTCGCGGAGGGTTGCCATCCCTCCCGCACGGAGCGCGGGCGGGCAGCCGGGCCCGAGCCTCAGACCTGGATGGGCACCACCAGGGATGCGGTGTAGCCATCCGTGGTGTTGCCCGTGACGGTCGCCAGCTGCGTGGACGCGCCGTCGCTGAACACGTTGTCGCGGGAGAGCGAAATCTGGCTGAGGTTGCGGACGCTCTGCGAGTAGCCGGAGGTCGCGTAGACGGCGTCGCAGATGTCCTCCGGCAGGGCCAGCTGGGACGTGGCCACCTTGTTGCGCGAGGAGGAGGTCGCGTCCACCGAGGGATAGATTTCGAAGTGGATGTGCGGCCAGCGGCCGCTGTAGCAGGCGGGGAAGATGCTGGTGAAGGTCACCTTGCCCTCCTCGTCCGTCACCTGTACGCCGCGCAGGTAGTTCTCGCTGGTGACACCCGACGAGTACATCGAGTAGCGCCCCGCCTGGTCGCAGTGCCACAGGTAGATGGCGT
This genomic interval carries:
- a CDS encoding ABC transporter ATP-binding protein yields the protein MIEARNVSRRYGDTLVVDDVTLQLPETGVTSIIGPNGAGKSTLLSMVSRLLPLSSGAVLVDGMDVARTPGDALARRLAILRQDNAVTSRLTVRDLVTFGRYPHSKGRPTVEDRAFVEGALHHLGLEPIAHRFLDELSGGQRQRAFVAMVLCQDTHYVLLDEPLNSLDMRHAVAMMKELRRAADTLGKCVVLVLHDLNYASCYSDHVIAMRGGKVAFQGTPEALMHPDVLRDIYDMDIDIHVLKGKRIAVHYR
- a CDS encoding ABC transporter permease — protein: MSTPGPDSPSLPEPGFTPRAPAVSLPQPAQPPANGGALLRLAAAGLAVLVLAGTSLLIGVSDVPWDALLAPAEHPRAVQVLIISRVPRTLSLMLAGMSLAVAGLIMQMLARNRFVEPFTAGTAESASLGLLAVTLLAPGLPILARTAVAAGFAMAGTALFLLILRRIPLRSALVVPVVGLVLGAIFDAATTFFAYRFSLLQSLMAWTTGDFSSVLRGRYELLWGAFVLTVVAYVVADRFTVAGLGEAFTTNLGLSHPRIVALGLSIVAMVTAVVVATVGMIPFIGLVVPNVVSLIVGDNARRSIPWVAVLGAGFVLLCDIVGRVVRQPYEIPVGTVAGVVGSLAFLHLLLRRNGRVG
- a CDS encoding iron chelate uptake ABC transporter family permease subunit, with translation MSASALQWEAPGRRLLLLGGLALFCVVVFMTVDAGGRWDFVLPFRARKVATVLLVGYAIAVSTVLFQTVVENRVLTPAIMGFDTLYLLLQTSLLFFLGSRTLASLDARLLFTVEVAIMAVFSAALHRWLFEGGRRSVHLLLLTGVVLGVLFRSLSSFLQRLIAPGEFDFLQDRFFASFNNPDPDLLLVSAVLTVGASVLGFPLLRACDVLSLGRDVAINLGVDHRRTVSRLLAVVAVLVSVSTALVGPVTFFGLLVANLAHGLVRSHRHVHVLPAAVFLAVIGLLGGQLVLERVFSFGANLRVIIEFLGGIMFISLLMRGALR
- a CDS encoding intradiol ring-cleavage dioxygenase; this translates as MSDDERNHHEGLPQDLRVLAKRTDRRELLRWMAFTRLIPLVGCGGSDASGSSDDASGCARIPEETAGPYPGDGSNGANALVLSGIVRSDIRSSIASASGVAAGIPLTITLTLVASNDSCAPLRGYAIYLWHCDQAGRYSMYSSGVTSENYLRGVQVTDEEGKVTFTSIFPACYSGRWPHIHFEIYPSVDATSSSRNKVATSQLALPEDICDAVYATSGYSQSVRNLSQISLSRDNVFSDGASTQLATVTGNTTDGYTASLVVPIQV
- a CDS encoding DUF4437 domain-containing protein, producing MKTLPKLVAAVAVVSAFTFAAAKGKESAAFQQTAYDKLTWTELMPGGPSVHVLWGDMKKGPYALLMKFPAGFDSGPHTHSAGYHGVLVKGRMTNTSEGAAEAGAVEAGSTWDQPGKVVHRNQCSADGECVLLIAQDKPFDFAPAKAK
- a CDS encoding LysR family transcriptional regulator, whose protein sequence is MPEWSDLRHFLAIAREGNLSAAARRLKVDQTTVGRRLAVLEKELGARLFDRTPTGLRPTAVALRIRPAAEAVEAEALRVERLASGEDLRPSGPVTVTATDSFLIHNVMPYLVAFQERHPEIELQLLSGYESLSLVRREADVAIRLVRPQEASLRARKVAAIGVVPFASKAYLARRGPVRFDTGLQGHAVVGYAQDSRRWPESKWLDVHAAKATVAVRLTSIVGLLQAAREGLGVALLPAFFGHLHPELVPLRDALPELERTVWLVFHEDLAHNARVRAVVDFLAETIGAQAEALAKPPVRSRKKRAR